The following are encoded in a window of Lactobacillus panisapium genomic DNA:
- the gatB gene encoding Asp-tRNA(Asn)/Glu-tRNA(Gln) amidotransferase subunit GatB, which translates to MNFKSTIGFEVHFELKTKSKIFSPSPVSYGAKPNTETNVIDWGMPGVLPYVNKDVYRLGIMVALATHSHILPTTHFDRKNYYYPDSPKAYQITQFFQPLARDGYVEIESHGKKKRIGIHEMHIEEDAGKNTHGTNGFSYVDLNRQGVPLLEVVSEPEIADPDEGYAYLEKLRKIVQFTGASDVKMEEGSMRVDTNISIRPAGQKELGTKVEMKNLNSFEHVRKSLAYEEKRQAQVLLSGGRVQLSTRRFDEATGKTVLERVKEGDADYRYFPEPDIAPDHISQKWIDEIESTLPRSAEERYNQYVGEFGLKDYDAQVLLQTKESSDFFDKTVAAGADPQLAANWMNTQVNGYLNDNRVELTDIKLTPEHLAAMIKLIKDGTISSKIAKKVFAETIANGTDPKKYVEDKGMVQLSDTSVLEPMVKEVVDNNPQSVEDFKNGKDRAIGYLVGQIMKQTRGKANPKVINQLLNQELQKR; encoded by the coding sequence ATGAATTTTAAATCAACGATTGGGTTCGAGGTTCACTTCGAACTAAAAACTAAGAGTAAGATTTTCTCACCTTCACCAGTTAGCTATGGTGCAAAGCCGAACACAGAAACAAATGTCATTGACTGGGGAATGCCTGGTGTCTTACCTTACGTTAACAAGGATGTTTACCGTTTGGGAATTATGGTTGCGCTAGCAACACACTCACATATTTTGCCAACCACCCACTTTGACCGGAAGAACTACTACTACCCAGACAGTCCTAAGGCTTATCAGATTACGCAATTCTTCCAACCGCTTGCTCGTGATGGTTATGTTGAAATTGAATCTCATGGTAAAAAGAAGCGAATTGGTATCCATGAAATGCATATCGAAGAAGATGCCGGTAAGAACACGCACGGAACTAACGGCTTTTCTTACGTTGACTTGAACCGTCAAGGTGTTCCGTTACTGGAAGTTGTTTCTGAACCTGAAATTGCCGATCCAGATGAAGGTTATGCATACCTTGAAAAACTACGGAAGATTGTTCAATTTACCGGTGCTTCCGATGTTAAGATGGAAGAGGGTTCAATGCGTGTTGATACTAACATTTCAATTCGCCCTGCAGGCCAAAAAGAACTTGGCACTAAGGTCGAAATGAAGAACTTGAACTCGTTTGAACATGTTCGTAAGTCATTAGCTTATGAAGAAAAGCGGCAAGCACAAGTTTTGCTTTCAGGTGGCCGGGTTCAGCTGTCAACTCGTCGTTTTGATGAAGCAACAGGTAAGACAGTTCTTGAACGGGTTAAGGAAGGCGATGCTGATTATCGTTACTTCCCAGAACCTGACATTGCGCCTGATCACATTAGCCAAAAATGGATTGATGAAATTGAATCCACCTTGCCGCGTTCAGCTGAAGAGCGGTACAATCAATATGTAGGCGAGTTTGGCTTAAAAGATTATGATGCACAAGTTCTTTTGCAAACGAAAGAAAGTTCAGACTTCTTTGATAAGACAGTGGCAGCTGGTGCTGATCCACAACTTGCAGCTAACTGGATGAATACACAAGTTAATGGTTACTTAAATGATAACCGGGTTGAACTAACAGATATTAAGTTGACACCTGAACATTTAGCTGCAATGATTAAGCTAATTAAAGACGGAACAATTTCTTCTAAGATTGCCAAGAAAGTTTTTGCTGAAACAATTGCTAACGGCACTGATCCAAAGAAATACGTTGAAGATAAGGGCATGGTGCAATTATCTGATACTAGTGTATTAGAGCCAATGGTTAAAGAAGTGGTTGACAATAACCCACAATCGGTTGAAGACTTTAAGAACGGTAAAGACCGTGCGATTGGATACTTAGTTGGTCAAATTATGAAACAAACTCGTGGTAAGGCTAACCCGAAGGTAATCAACCAACTTCTAAACCAAGAATTACAAAAGCGGTAA